From the genome of Porphyromonadaceae bacterium W3.11:
ATTTGGTACCACTTTACCAAAAAAACGGATACGCCTTCTTTGCTCGTTATCCCCAAAAAGAAATGTCAAGAACGAAAAAGAATATAGATTTATGATTAATGGTAAGAAAATTATTGTAGTAATGCCAGCATATAATGCTGAGCAAACATTGGAGCAGACTTATGATGAAATCCCATTTGATATCGTTGATGAGGTCATCCTAACAGATGACTCCAGTAGCGACCGTACAGTACAGAAGGCATATGCCCTCGGGATCAAGGAGGTCATCAAACACGAACATAATCGTGGCTACGGCGGTAACCAAAAGAGCTGTTACAATAGAGCCCTAGAGCTAGGAGCCGATATCGTCATTATGGTTCACCCCGACTACCAATATACTCCGATGCTGATTCATTCCATGGCCTACATGATAGCTAACGACGTATATCCTGTAGCCTTAGCATCACGTATCTTAGGGAAGGGAGCATTAAAAGGGGGAATGCCCATGATCAAGTATATATCCAATAGATTCCTTACCTTCTTTGAAAATGTCT
Proteins encoded in this window:
- a CDS encoding glycosyltransferase family 2 protein, with the translated sequence MINGKKIIVVMPAYNAEQTLEQTYDEIPFDIVDEVILTDDSSSDRTVQKAYALGIKEVIKHEHNRGYGGNQKSCYNRALELGADIVIMVHPDYQYTPMLIHSMAYMIANDVYPVALASRILGKGALKGGMPMIKYISNRFLTFFENVFLCQKLSEYHTGYRAFSAEVLKSIDYNVNSDDFIFDNQMLAQIFYAGYEIGEMTCPTKYFEEASSINLKRSFIYGFGVLGVSIKYRLNKWGLMKSKIFKKKK